Proteins from a single region of Catenulispora acidiphila DSM 44928:
- a CDS encoding TOMM precursor leader peptide-binding protein, translated as MTTAYDQVSGTRPRVKQDVLYTRTPTGVLFHNSHAGFHLASASAYRFACAIVPRLTGRHSVAELCDGLGDGPRGMVAELVTAMLERGFARDVPPEQADAPRLPPAVAERFAAQINYVDHYAGQAVERFLRFRTAHVAVLGDDAVAQWCVLSLIRNGAEAVAVRGGAAGSVAASGSVQLSAEVEQLAAAGCAVRLLPLPEGEVTWEDLRGYDVVVTTSGIRQTTALLAAGVPEGVSLLPLAVVGDRALVGPLTRGARPGCWVCAALRFGANQPPGPAADMWSSLIVPSATTSAPSRPLAAMLGNLLAFEVFRLTTGALPPETEEQVIVQDLDSMDCTTEPLSPHPRCPYCSQTGESIESTETAESVEALEAVEPESPRATTVADADQADEMYDELTARSVLVRPSVGVFTAFDDDTITQLPVKAARIRLGLDHTKRRAVTAFDVHHVVGARLSALHRAAEIYAEHVVPPRLATDDAPIRVEATDLAIASGSGIPADTTERIKALSLLSGTEVLVPAGAVRTFGPANRDGVYLRTAAGTGAGRSTAEALGRALSTALSLDALRSVLSHDRPAARVKLPGLDDDAELRFLAESASNLDLGVELLDLSDPDSGVHVLAARAHDEAQDRPVWAISADVAWRRAAREALCDLVGRVQLGRQEPGVPVDGGDPLIRALDPFALPVEGDIRPSLDAASAWPDALDALRRADRDAYAAPIGSDDLSRAGITVVRVLLTGRR; from the coding sequence GTGACCACCGCCTACGATCAGGTCTCCGGCACCCGCCCGCGAGTCAAGCAGGACGTGCTCTACACCCGCACGCCCACCGGCGTGCTCTTCCACAACTCCCACGCCGGGTTCCACCTCGCGTCGGCATCGGCCTACCGCTTCGCCTGCGCGATCGTGCCGCGCCTGACCGGTCGGCACAGCGTCGCCGAACTCTGCGACGGCCTGGGAGACGGACCGCGCGGCATGGTCGCCGAGCTGGTCACCGCGATGCTGGAGCGGGGTTTCGCCCGCGACGTCCCGCCGGAGCAGGCGGACGCGCCACGCCTGCCGCCCGCCGTCGCCGAGCGTTTCGCCGCGCAGATCAACTACGTGGACCACTACGCCGGGCAAGCCGTGGAGCGCTTCCTGCGCTTCCGCACCGCGCACGTCGCAGTGCTCGGCGACGATGCTGTCGCGCAGTGGTGCGTGCTGAGCCTGATCCGCAACGGCGCCGAAGCGGTCGCGGTGCGCGGCGGCGCGGCCGGTTCCGTGGCCGCCTCCGGTTCGGTCCAGCTCTCGGCGGAGGTCGAGCAGCTGGCCGCCGCCGGCTGCGCGGTGAGGCTGCTGCCGCTGCCGGAAGGCGAGGTGACGTGGGAGGACCTGCGCGGCTACGACGTGGTGGTCACGACTTCCGGCATCCGCCAGACCACAGCGCTGCTGGCGGCCGGCGTGCCCGAGGGCGTCAGCCTGCTGCCGCTCGCGGTCGTCGGCGACCGCGCGCTGGTCGGACCGCTGACCCGCGGCGCCCGCCCCGGCTGCTGGGTCTGCGCGGCGCTGCGCTTCGGCGCCAACCAGCCGCCCGGACCGGCGGCGGACATGTGGAGCAGCTTGATCGTGCCGTCGGCCACCACCTCGGCGCCGAGCCGTCCGCTGGCCGCGATGCTCGGCAACCTGTTGGCCTTCGAGGTCTTCCGGCTGACCACCGGGGCGCTGCCGCCGGAGACCGAGGAGCAGGTCATCGTCCAGGACCTGGACTCGATGGACTGCACCACCGAGCCGCTGTCGCCGCATCCGCGCTGTCCCTACTGCTCGCAGACCGGTGAGTCCATCGAATCCACTGAGACCGCTGAGTCTGTCGAAGCCCTCGAAGCCGTCGAGCCGGAGTCGCCGCGCGCCACCACGGTCGCCGACGCCGACCAGGCCGACGAGATGTACGACGAGCTGACCGCGCGCTCGGTGCTGGTCCGGCCGTCCGTCGGCGTGTTCACCGCGTTCGACGACGACACGATCACCCAGCTGCCGGTCAAGGCGGCGCGGATCCGTCTCGGGCTCGACCACACGAAGCGCCGCGCCGTCACCGCCTTCGACGTCCACCACGTCGTCGGCGCGCGCCTGTCCGCACTGCACCGTGCCGCCGAGATCTACGCCGAGCACGTGGTTCCGCCCCGCCTTGCCACAGACGACGCACCGATCCGTGTCGAGGCAACAGATCTGGCGATCGCCTCGGGCAGCGGCATCCCCGCCGACACCACCGAACGTATCAAGGCCCTGTCTTTGCTGTCCGGGACGGAGGTCTTGGTCCCGGCGGGAGCCGTGCGCACCTTCGGTCCCGCCAACCGCGACGGCGTCTACCTGCGGACAGCCGCAGGTACCGGTGCGGGTCGCTCGACCGCCGAAGCCCTGGGGCGTGCCCTGTCCACGGCGCTGAGCCTGGACGCGCTTCGCAGTGTCCTGAGCCACGACCGCCCGGCGGCGCGTGTCAAACTCCCCGGACTGGACGATGACGCCGAACTCCGCTTCCTCGCCGAGTCCGCCTCGAACCTGGACCTCGGCGTCGAACTGCTCGACCTGAGCGATCCGGACTCCGGCGTCCACGTGCTCGCCGCCCGCGCGCACGACGAGGCGCAGGACCGGCCGGTGTGGGCGATCAGCGCCGACGTCGCGTGGCGGCGCGCGGCCCGCGAAGCGTTGTGCGACCTCGTCGGACGCGTCCAGCTGGGACGCCAGGAACCCGGCGTGCCGGTGGACGGCGGCGATCCGCTCATCAGGGCCCTGGATCCCTTCGCACTGCCGGTCGAAGGCGACATCCGCCCTTCACTGGAC